Proteins from a genomic interval of Thermoanaerobacterium thermosaccharolyticum DSM 571:
- a CDS encoding CopG family ribbon-helix-helix protein, whose protein sequence is MGETKRILVSLPESLLEEVDVLAAMENRNRSEFIREAMKLYIKERKKMKIRESMKKGYLEMAAINAELAELGLTADNECFNGYEKKLKKCD, encoded by the coding sequence GTGGGCGAGACAAAAAGAATACTCGTCAGTTTGCCGGAGAGCTTACTGGAAGAAGTTGATGTGCTTGCAGCTATGGAAAATAGAAACCGCAGTGAATTTATAAGAGAAGCTATGAAGCTGTACATCAAGGAAAGAAAGAAGATGAAAATAAGGGAGAGCATGAAAAAAGGGTACCTTGAGATGGCGGCAATAAATGCAGAACTTGCGGAATTGGGCCTAACCGCTGACAATGAATGTTTTAACGGATATGAAAAAAAATTAAAAAAGTGTGATTGA
- a CDS encoding type II toxin-antitoxin system PemK/MazF family toxin yields MIIKRGDILYADLSPVIGSEQGGVRPVLVIQNDIGNKYSPTVIVSAITSQINKAKLPTHVEINGTEYGLNKDSVILLEQIRTIDKKRLREKIGHFDQEMMEKVNEALQISLGLIDF; encoded by the coding sequence ATGATTATAAAGCGTGGAGATATTTTATATGCTGATTTAAGCCCTGTAATTGGCTCAGAACAGGGTGGTGTTAGGCCCGTACTTGTTATACAAAACGACATCGGCAATAAGTACAGTCCTACAGTTATTGTATCGGCAATAACATCTCAAATAAACAAGGCTAAATTGCCAACACATGTTGAGATAAATGGGACTGAATACGGACTTAATAAAGATTCTGTTATTTTGTTGGAACAAATTAGGACTATAGATAAAAAGCGGCTTAGGGAAAAAATAGGTCATTTTGATCAAGAGATGATGGAAAAAGTAAATGAGGCGCTGCAAATAAGCCTAGGGTTAATAGATTTTTAA
- the alr gene encoding alanine racemase gives MLNLYRPTWAEVNLNNIIHNYKEIRKITDKKAGIMAVVKANAYGHGSYEISKELIKCGVDYLAVATIDEALELREHGISKPILVLGYTPSKFADVIVKYDITQTAFELGYVKEISKEAIKQGKDAKIHVKIDTGMGRIGYNDMNKAYEEIVAMTSLKGIYIEGIFSHFSSSDERDKEYTMRQFKIFNDLTDRLKRSGIDIPIRHIANSAAILDLPETHLDMVRPGIILYGSYPSEEVDKKISLKCTISLRSKIVYIKDVPEGEYISYNRTYKTSRKSRIATLPIGYADGLNRLLSNNHSVIIKGKYAPIVGKICMDQCMVDVTSIEGVKEGDVATIMGESDGKIVSADEIANKLKTISYEVYCGISRRVPRIYIFNGEITKVENYLKC, from the coding sequence ATGCTTAATTTATATAGGCCAACATGGGCAGAAGTCAATCTTAATAATATAATTCACAACTACAAAGAGATCAGAAAAATAACAGATAAAAAGGCTGGGATAATGGCTGTTGTAAAAGCAAATGCGTATGGTCATGGATCATATGAGATATCGAAAGAATTGATTAAATGCGGTGTTGATTATCTCGCCGTAGCTACGATTGATGAGGCGCTGGAATTGAGAGAGCACGGAATCAGTAAACCCATACTAGTATTGGGATACACACCGTCGAAGTTTGCAGATGTAATTGTAAAGTATGATATTACACAGACTGCATTTGAGCTAGGCTATGTGAAGGAAATTTCAAAAGAAGCCATAAAGCAAGGGAAAGATGCGAAAATTCACGTAAAAATTGATACCGGCATGGGACGCATTGGCTACAACGATATGAATAAAGCATATGAGGAAATTGTTGCCATGACTTCGCTGAAAGGAATTTATATAGAAGGCATATTCAGCCACTTTTCGTCATCCGATGAAAGGGATAAAGAATACACTATGCGGCAATTTAAAATATTTAATGATCTTACGGATCGATTAAAAAGAAGTGGAATAGATATCCCAATAAGGCATATTGCAAACAGTGCTGCAATATTAGATTTGCCTGAAACGCATCTTGACATGGTAAGGCCTGGCATTATACTGTATGGAAGTTATCCGTCAGAAGAAGTTGATAAAAAGATCAGCTTAAAATGCACTATATCACTAAGGTCTAAAATTGTATATATAAAAGATGTTCCAGAGGGTGAGTATATAAGCTACAATAGGACATACAAGACAAGCAGAAAAAGCCGTATAGCCACATTGCCTATTGGTTATGCAGATGGACTAAATAGACTATTGTCAAATAATCACAGTGTCATAATAAAAGGTAAATATGCGCCTATTGTGGGGAAGATATGCATGGATCAATGTATGGTGGACGTAACGTCAATTGAAGGCGTAAAAGAAGGCGATGTTGCCACGATTATGGGTGAATCAGACGGCAAAATCGTAAGTGCAGATGAAATAGCAAATAAATTAAAAACTATTTCTTATGAAGTATATTGTGGAATATCCAGAAGGGTACCAAGAATATATATATTTAATGGAGAGATAACAAAAGTAGAAAATTATTTAAAATGTTAA